The Desulfotignum phosphitoxidans DSM 13687 DNA segment CGGATTTTGTCGGGTTCCCACACCGTGATTGCCACGCCCACGGCCTCGGGCAAAAGCCTGGTGTACAATCTGCCTGTGGTGGACCGGCTCTTGACGGATCCGTCTGCCACGGCCCTGTATCTGTTTCCGTTAAAAGCCCTGGCCCGGGATCAGCTGGGCACGGTGCAGGACCTGCTGGTGCGGGCCAGAAGCCTTGAACCGGATCTGCCGGTGCTGAAAGCGGCCGTGTATGACGGGGATGTAACTTCCCATCACAAGGCCAAAATCCGGCGGGATCCGCCCCAGGTGCTGTTGTCCAATCCGGAGATGCTGCACCTGGCCATGCTGCCCCACCATCATCTGTGGGAGGCGTATTTCCGGCGCCTGGCCTTTGTGGTAGTGGATGAAGTGCACACGTACCGGGGGGTGATGGGGTCCCACATGGCCTGGGTGTTCCGGCGCCTGGTGCGCATCTGCCGGTATTATGGGGCAACGCCGGTGTTTGTGTTCTGCTCGGCCACCATTGCCAACCCGGGCGATTTGTGCCGCCGGCTTACGGGTCTGGATGTGGGGGTGGTGGACCGGGCCGGGGCTCCGGCCGGGAAAAAAGAGGTGGTGCTCATGCGGGGCATGGACGGGGCAGCCCAAACCGCCATCGCCCTGATCCATGCGGCCCTGCACCGGAATCTGCGCACCATTGTATATACCCAGTCCAGAAAAATAACCGAACTGATCGCCATCTGGGCATCCCAGCGGGCCAAAAAAATGAGGGACAAAATCAGTGCCTACCGGGCCGGGTTCCTGCCCGAAGAACGGCGGGAGATTGAAACCCGGCTGGCCACAGGCGATCTGTTGTGCGTGGTGTCCACATCGGCCCTGGAGCTGGGCATCGATATCGGGAACCTGGATCTGTGCATCCTGGTGGGGTATCCGGGCACCATCATGTCCACCTGGCAGCGGGCCGGCCGGGTAGGGCGGGACGGCAGCCAATCCGCTTTGGTGCTCATCGCCCATGAGGATGCCCTGGACCAGTATTTCATGAACCATCCGGACGTGTTCTTTGACATGCCTCCGGAAACTGCACTCATCAACCCGGACAATCCCGTGATCTGCAAGGCCCACCTGGTGTGCGCGGCCGCCGATCTGGCCCTGAAAAAAGGGGAACCCATGCTGATGCCGGATCCGGGCGCATCGGATCAGCCAACTTTCGACCGGCAGAAAACCAATCGAAAAACGGCAGCAGCCGGCCCTGTCCAGGCGGCCCTTCAAAAACTGGAAGCCTCCGGCAAGCTGCTGCGCAGTGTGAACAACGACATCTGGTATGCGGCCCAAAAAAGTCCCCACCGGGAAGTGAACCTGCGGGGCACGGGCCGAACCATTCCCATCTTTCTGGAAAATACCCGCCGGAGTCTGGGAGAGATCGACCGGTACCGGGCATTTTTCGACACCCATGAGGGGGCCGTGTACCTGCACCAGGGCAAATCCTATGTGGTGACCCGGTTCGACCATGAAAAAGGCAGCGTGGAGGTGATCCCCAAAGAGGTGAACTACTACACAAGGGCACGGTCTTCCAAAGCCACGCAGATCATTGAGATTCTGGACAGCAAAATTGTGAAAGCCACCCGGGTGGGGTTCGGCCGGCTGCGCATCACCGAGCAGGTGACCGGGTATGACCGCAAACTGGTGGCCACGGGCCGGTCCATCGGCATGGTGCCCCTGGATCTGCCGCCGTTGACCTTTGACACCCGGGGGCTGTGGATCCAGATCCCGGATGAGATCCGGGACCGTCTTGAATCGGACCGCATGCATTTCATGGGCGGGATTCATGCCATGGAACATGCCGCCATCGGCATCATGCCGCTTTTGGTGATGACCGACCGGAATGATCTGGGCGGCATCTCTATTCCATTCCATGACCAGGTGCAGACCGCGGCCGTGTTTGTGTACGATGCCGTGCCCGGGGGCTTAGGGCTGTGCCGCCGGGCGTTTGAACACGCAGACCGGTTTCTGCACGCCACCCTGGAGACCATCACGTCCTGCCCCTGCACCACCGGATGTCCGGCCTGTGTGCATTCTCCCAAGTGCGGGTCCGGCAACCGGCCCATTGACAAGCATGCGGCCCGGCAGATTCTTGAATGTATCATTTCCGGGTCGGCCGGTCCGGCAAAATTTCAGTTACCGGATTTGCCGGCGGCTGCGGTTGAACGAAATGAACATCCGGTGACCTTGACTGCCGGGGCAGAAGATCTCCCTGGTGCCGGAATCCACACCCGGGTTCAAGAGATTTCGTTGCAAAAAAACGCATTCTTGCGCTATGGGGTTCTGGACATCGAAACAAGGCGGTCCGCCGCCGAAGTGGGGGGCTGGAACAAGGCGGAAAACATGGGGGTCAGCTGTGCCGTGCTCTATGATTCGCATTCCGGACGGTTCCATGATTATTCCCAGGATCAGGTGCCGGCCCTGTGCGAGCATCTCTCCTTACTGGACCGGGTGGTGGGGTTCAATCTGATCCGGTTTGACTATAAGGTTCTGGCCGGGTTGAGTGATTTTGATTTTTACCGCCTTCCCACCCTGGATATATTGATGAAGGTCCATGAGGTCTTAGGCTACCGCCTGTCTCTGGATCATCTGGCCCAGAACACCCTGGGGGCAAAAAAAAGCGCGGACGGGCTCATGGCCCTGCAATGGTGGCAGCAGGGGGAGATGGATAAAATCATTGAGTACTGCACCCAGGATGTGCGGGTTACCCGGGACCTGTACCGGTTCGGCCGGGACAACCGGTTTCTGATATTTACAAACAAGGCAGGACACCAGGTAAGGGTCCCGGTGTCCTGGTAGGGTCAATAATCGCAGATGGAAGGCGTTTGCCGAGCAGATCACCTCACCCGGGCCGCGATATCGGCCAGGACCGGGCCGGCTTTTTCCCGGATCAGCACCTGGCACCGGTCATCATAGGGGGTGGGGGACAGGTTGATGATGGCCAGAAACGCCCCGGCATCCAGGGCATAACCGGGCATAAGGGCTGCGGGCTGGACCAGAAGGGTGGAGCCCACCACGATGAATACATCACTTTTCAAGGACAGCTCAGCAGCCCGCCGGGTTTCTTTTTCCGGCATGGCCTGGCCAAAGGAGATGGTGTCCGGCTTGAGATATCCCCCGCAATCGCACCGGGGCGCTTTGTCGCCGGCCAGGATCATTTGTTGTGCCGCATCCCAGGAGATCAGGGTGCGGCAGGACATGCACCGAACCCGCCGGGTGTTGCCGTGCAGTTCGATGATTTTTTCATCCGGGATGCCTGAAGCCTGGTGAAGCCCGTCAATGTTCTGAGTGATCACTGCGGTGAGGTGTCCGGTTTCGTAAAGCTGTGCAATACTCATGTGACCCGGGTTGGGCCGGGCGTTCTTCAATCCTTTTTCCATATCCATGCGCATTTCCCAGTATTGAATCCTTGCTGTTTCGCTGGACATGAACGCATCAAAGTATACCGGGGTGAACTTGTCCCACAGCCCGCCCTGGCTCCGGTAGTCCGGGATGCCGCTTTCCGTGGACATCCCGGCCCCGGTGAATACGATCACACTGCGGGCGGCTGTGATTTTTTCGGCAATGGTCCGGGTGTGGGCCTGGATCTCCGGGGTCAGGACCGGGGTGGTTTCTTTTGCCATGAAAGCAGTCTCCTTGCTGTTTTTTCATAAAAAGTCATGATTTCAGGGATGCGCAGCAGCCTGGCCGCCACCGGCATCAACATTAGGAACACCAGTCCGGTGACAATGCAGATTATCATTGCCGGGACAAATGCGGTGGGCGGCATCAGGCGGGTCAGCATCTGGTGGATACCCGAAAGAATCCCTCCCATGACCAGACTGGCCAGGCTCAGTTTGACCAGAAACAGGTATACGCCGGTATCGCCGGGATTCCGGGTTTTTCGATTCCAGGACCCATACAGGGCAAATGAGGACACAATCACCGTCAAAGACAGTCCCGATGCCACACCGGTGACGCCGAACACTTTCATGCATCCATAAATTACCGGTAAACCGGCCAGCATGCACAAGGTGGATACCACCGCAGGATACAAGGTGTTTTCCAGGGCGTAGAACCCTCTTGCCACAAAGGTCTGGGCGGAAAAAGCAAAGGCCCCGGCCATGAAAAACGGCAGGATGTTTGCGGTGAGGTGGGTGGCATGGGCATCAAAGGCGCCCCGCTGAAACAGGATCATCACGATTTCATACCGCAGGACAATAAAGAGCACGGAAAACGGGATCACCAGAAAAATGAATTTCAATGTCTGGTTGATGATGTGGTTGAGGCGGTCCATGTCTCCGGCGGCTGCAATACCGGCCATAAAGGGATAAGATGCCATGCCGATGGCCTGGCCGAAAAATCCCACCAGAATGAACATGATGCGCAGGGCATAGTTCATGGCGGCAATGTGGCCGGTGGGCAGAAAAGATCCAAACAGCTTCATCAGGATTTCCGTGGAAAAAGTGACGGTGAGCCCCACCATAAAAGGCAGGGTGATTTTCACATAATGGATGAAATCCGGATGAAAAAAATTGATGTAAAACCGGAACCGCAATCCCTGTCTGGCGGCACCGGCCATCTGTAAAAGAAAATTGCCGGCAAACGCACCCCCTAAAACCCCCCAGGCAAATCCTTCCATACCGATATGCGGGTACAAAAACACCCCGCCGCAGATGATGCCTAAATTATAGATCAGCGGGGCTAACGCCGGGATGAAAAATTTTTCTTTTGTGAACTGCACGGCCATGAACAGGCCCCCGGCAAAAAAGAAAAACTGGGCCGGCAGGATGATGCGGGTCATGCGCACGGCCAGAGCAAAAGTGGCCGGATCCGTGATGCCCGGTGCCAGCAGATGGACAAAAAACGGGGTCCAGATCATCCCTGTGGCAATGCCTGTGACCAGGATCAGGCCGAACCCGTTGAACACCAGGGAAAACACCTCAAATCCCTGTTTTTCGTCTCCCCGGGTGATATACCGGGCAAACACCGGGATAAAAGTGATGGACAGAAACCCGCTGGCCACCACATGATTGAGAATTTCCGGCAGGGCAAAAGCGATCTGGTAGGCATCCACCCCGGCGTCTGCGCCGCCGGCCCAGGCAATGGCCATTTCCCGCACCAACCCGATGACCCGGCTGGCAAACACGGACGCCATCATGATAAACGATGCCACGCCGATCTTTTTGAATATGGAAGGGGCCGCAGTCTTCATGGGCGAAGATGTACCACACCCGAAAGGCAAAGAAAAGGGCCGTTTGTTGTCTCTAAACCTTGACGGAACAAAGAGGGGCGAATATACTGAATTGATTAATTTTATGATAATACACAGGAAAAATCGATTATGTGGACCCGAATGGGAATATGGTGCCTGATGGGGGCATTTTTTGTTTGGCTTTTCAGCGGCATTTCATACTTTATGCAGGTGGATAATTTCTGGGTGGACCTGACCCTTTCCCGGATGTTGGGCGATTATACCGATTCAGTGGTGTATGCCGTCCCGTGGGGAGCCGTTCAGAATTTTTTGTATTTTTTTGTGGTTGAGCTGCCGTTATTCGGGGTGCTCTTAGGCGTGGGAACCCTGTTTTTCTTAATCGGCATGTTTGTAAAGGTCCGGTCATGAATTGATTCGGGCCCATTGAATGAATGGGGGAAATGAAATGGATGACACGATTTTTCAGCACCAGAAGGATGCATCGCTGACCCGGCGGCAGTTTCTGAGACTGTCCGCCGTCTTGACCGCAGCCGGTCTGCTTCCGGTCTGGGGGTGTGCCATAGACCCGGTGACCGGCAAATCCCAGCTGATGATGCTGACAGCGGACCAGGAGGTCGCCATTGACCGGCAGCAGTCACCGTTTCAGTTTTCATCGGATTACGGCATTGTTCAAGACCGCGCGTTGAACCAGTATATCAACCAGGTGGGCAAAAATCTGGTGCCCTATACCCACCGGCCGGATATGCCATACAATTTTCAATGTGTGAATGCCACGTATATCAATGCATATGCATTTCCCGGCGGGTCCATTGCCGTGACCCGCGGAATTCTGCTGAGCCTGGAAAATGAAGCCGAACTGGCATCCCTGCTGGGACATGAACTGGGCCATGTCAATGCCCGGCACACAGCGGAACAGGTATCCAAAAGTCAGCTGTCTTCCCTGTTCGTGAGCGGCCTGGCGATGCTGGCGGATTCCCAGGCCAAGGGACTGGGGAATCTGACCCAGCAGCTGGGGGCGTTGGGCCAGGGGCTGTATCTGGCCAAATACAGCCGGGACAATGAGCGGGAAGCCGATTATCTGGGACATGAATACATGGTCCGGGCCGGGTATGGATCCCAAGGATTTGTGGGATTGATGGAAATGCTCAACACCTTGAACAAACAGCAGCCTTCTTCCGCCCAGATGCTTTTTTCCACCCATCCCATGAGTGATGAACGCCTGGCTGCATCGGTGCAGCGGGATCAGGGACCTTATTCCAGCTCGCAAGCTGCACCCGTATACCGGGAACGGTACATGGATCAGACCGTGGCACTGCGGCAGCAGAAAAAAGCCATTGAATTGATGCAGGAAGGAGAAAAATACCTGGCCCGGGAAAAATATGATGCCGCCCAAACCGCTTTTTCATCAGCCCTGAAACGGGCGAATGATGATTATGCGGCCCATGTGCTCATGGCCAAATGCCAGCTGATTCAGAAGAAAAATGCCGAGGCCGTATCCTATGCAAAAGCGGCCATGAACCTATATCCCACAGAACCCCAGGGACATTATGTGGCCGGCCTGGCCCATGTGGGGACAAAGCAGTTCGACCGGGCCCTGGACAATTTTACCCGGTGCGACCAGTTGCTGCCGGGCAATCCCCAGCTGACCTTTTACAAGGGATATTCCCGGGACAAACTGGGACAGCGGCAGGCCGCAGCCAATGATTATGCTGCATACCTGAAAATGATCAATTATCAGTCCAATCAATATTCCCAGTATGCGTTCAAGCGGCTGAAAGAATGGGGATATGCCCAGTAGTCAGCCAAAAAACCGGTTTCAGGAACTGATTGACGCGGTCTGGACCATGACTTTAGCAACGAGTGGGGAAACCGGCCCCTGGTCCGCACCGGTCTATTATCTTTACAGAGAAAAACGATTTTATTTTTTTTCCAATCCCGCTTCCCGGCATATATTGGAAGGTGACGGCCGGCCGTGTGCGGCTTCGATTTTTCGCGTTCATGAACGTGTGGATCATCTGGAGGGAATTCAGATGAGCGGGGTCATTCACTCCCAGAAACCTGGGATCCGGTCGGCAGGCGCTGCCGGGGCATATGCCCGGCGCTTCGGGATCCCCGTGCCCGGCGCGGATTTTCTGACCTTTTTCCAAAACGCATTCCATGCCCGTTTGTATGCGTTTTTACCGGATCAGGTGTATCACATGGATAACCGCAAAGGATTCGGAAACCGGGAGATTATCCAGTTATGAAATTTTGCAGTTTGAAACAATGTGTGGCCTTTCTGGAACAGGAAAAAGAACTGATTCACATCCGTGAATCCGTGGACCCGCATCTGGAAATGGCGGAGATCACCCGGCGGGTGTTTGACGCAGGCGGACCAGCTCTTTTGTTTGAAAATGTCAACGGGTCGCCGTTTCCGGCCCTTTCCAACCTGTACGGCACCTGGCAGCGGACCCTGAAAATTTTTGAACCCCAGCTGGAACAGGTCAAGGCCCTGGTGGATATGACGTCTGACCCCATGCAGGCGGTCAGATCTTTGGGCCGGGGATTCAAGGCCGGTATGGCCCTGGCCCGGTCTTTGCCTTTGCCGGTTCAAAAAAACCGGACACTGACCCAGATGACCCGGATCGACCAGCTGCCCCAGATCACTTGCTGGCCGGGGGACGGCGGGGCATTTTTGCTGCTGCCCCAGGTGTTTTCTCTGGACCCGGATTCGGACTCCGTGCTGCAATCCAATCTGGGCATGTACCGGATTCAGTTGTCCGGCAACGATTATCCGCCCAATGAAGAAATAGGCCTGCACTATCAGCTGCACCGGGGCATTGGGGTTCATCATCAGAAAGCACTGGAAAAAAACAGGCCGTTGAAAGTGAGCATTTTTATCGGCGGGCCCCCGGCCCATGCCCTGGCAGCGGTCATGCCTCTGCCGGAAGGGATGCCCGAGATTGCCTTTGCCGGGGCTCTGGCCGGGCGCAATTTCAGATATTTTCGGCACAACGGGTTTGTACTGTCCACAGATGCGGATTTCTGTATCACCGGATGGGTGATGCCCCATCAGACCCGGCCGGAAGGCCCGTTCGGCGATCATCTGGGGTATTATTCCAATGTTCACGAATTTCCCTGTATCCGGGTGGCATCGGTGTGGCACCGGCCAGGCGCGATTTTTCCGTTTACCGTGGTGGGACGTCCCCCCAGAGAGGACAGTCATTTCGGCCGGCTCATCCATGAAATTACCCGGAATGCCGTGGCCAAAGCCCTGCCCGGTGTGACCGCGGTCAATGCCGTGGATGCGGCCGGTGTGCATCCGTTGCTTTTAGCCAAAGCCAGGGAACGATACCTGCCCTATGACGCGCCCATGCCAAGAGAACTGCTCACCCATGCCCATGCCATTTTAGGCAAAGGCCAGCTGTCTTTGGCCAAATACCTTTTCATCTGCGCCCATGAAGATGATCCCGGCCTGGATGTGAACGATGAAAAACAGTTTCTGATGCATGTGCTGGAACGGGTGGATTTTTCCAGAGACCTGCATTTTGTCACTTGCACCACCATGGATACCCTGGATTATTCGGGACAGCAGATCAACCAGGGATCCAAGCTGGTGATGGCCGCGGCCGGACCTGTTAAGCGGCGTCTCGGCCCGACCCTGCCGGTTCAGTTTTCATTGCCGGACGGATTTTCCCATGCTGTGATGGCAGCCCCGGGAATTGCCGTTATCCAGGGGCCGGCGTTCACTTCCTATCCCAGGGCCAGACAGCAGATCAGTCCGGTGAAAAAATATCTGGAAACCCTGGGAGACGCATCCGGCCTGGCTTTAGTGGTGGTGGTGGATGATGCCCGGTTTTGCGCAGACACGTTTGATAATTTTTTGTGGGTGACGTTTCTGCGGTCCAACCCGTCCCATGACATTTACGGCATAAAGGAAAGAACCCTGCATAAGCACTGGGGGTGCCAGGCCCCGCTGGTCATTGACGCCCGCAGCAAACCCTTTCATGCAGCCCCGCTGGTACCGGACCCGGAAGTGGCTTTGCGGGTGGACCGGATGGCCTGTAAAGGCGGTCCGCTGTTCAAGATCCTGTGATGAAGCATTCCTGTGAAAAGGCAATATCCTGTTACACACAATTTTGGCCCCAGGGAGGTGGGCGTTCATGTTCAAACGCTTGAAATTTCTGATTTATACCCCGGCGTTCATCTGGTTTGCCTATTATCTGGTCAAATGGTACAGCCGCACGTTTCGGCTCACAGTGGAAAACGAGGCCGTCTGGAAAACCCTGCTGCATCAAGGAGCCCCTGTGCTGCTGTGTACCTGGCATCAGCAGTTTTTTGCCGCCATCGCCTATTTTGAAACCTATGCTAAATATCATCCGGGCCTGATGATTTCCCAAAGCCGGGACGGGGATCTGATTTCCGGGGTGGCCAACCGGGTGGGATGGCACACGCCCAGAGGTTCGTCGTCCCGGGGAGGGAAATCCGCCATGGCTGCCATGATCGCCCATATAAACACCCATCAGTTCGGCGCCCATATCCTGGACGGTCCCAGAGGACCTGCCGGAAAAATCAAGCCCGGCATCATTCGCATGGCTCATGCCACCGGGGCCCGGCTGGTGCCTTTTTATGTGACCGCAGACCGTGCCTGGTTTTTCAATTCCTGGGACCGGTTCATGGTGCCCAAACCTTTTTCCCGGGTGCGCATTGTTTTTGAACCCGAAATCGTGCTCGAACCCACCCTGGGACCGGATGGGTTCGAGCAGCAGCGTCATGATCTGGAAGCCCGGTTTTTGCCCCGGTTGTATCAATTTCAAACATAGGAATAATGATATGGAAAAAGATCCTTTGCCGTCCGTGTTTTTTCATTTCAGATTCAAGTTTTTGGCGGTGACATGTCGGGTGGCCGGGGGCTGTTGCCAGCCCCAAGCCCCCTAAGAACCGGACATGAGACTTTCACCTCATCCGGCTCAAGCATTGATAAGGCGCGTGGCCACACCCGACAGTTGTTTTCGTTTCCAACGAGCTTTGAGATAGTCCTCCCATACAGGATCATATGGATTGACCTGTGCTTTAACCTTTATATGCCTGATGAGCCAGGTCGGGCCTAATAAAATCAGGGGTTGAGGATTACCTTTTTCCATGAATCGCCAGTCTCGACCTTTGATCCTTCGGTAATATTTGCCTTTAACCCATCCTTTGTACTTTTTTGGATGCCTTCTCCTGGCCCATTTCCATGTCATTTGCCAAAATGCATGGTCAAGGTCCCCGAATACTTTCCGACTGACGACATGTTTATAATAATTTGCCCAACCGCGTATGATGGTATTCAGTTTGGCAATTACAACGTCGGTTCGCCTGGTCTTGTTGGCATTCAGATAGTCTCTGACTTTTGCTTTAATGTTTTTGATGCTGGATTTAGACGGCTTTATCAGAAGTTTGCCTTTATATTTCCTGACATTAAAGCCAAGAAAATCAAAGCCATCATCAATATGTGTGATCATGGTTTTTTCTTCTGACAATTCAAGACCCCTTATTTTAAGAAATCCTTCAATCAAAGGTTTGACACAGGTTTCAAGCAGTTCCGGGGAACGGCCCGTTATAATGAAATCATCCGCGTACCTGACAAAATGAATCTTATCAGTTTTCCTGAAGTTATCTGCAAGGAGATCCTGAATACCGTCGAGTGCCATATTGGCAAGTGTCGGTGAAATTATCCCTCCCTGTGGAGTCCCTTCATTTGTTGAATTAAACGTATGCTTCTCAAGGTAACCGCACTTGAGCCATTGTTTTAATTTCTTCTTGTTCATCGGGATGTTCTCATTCAACCATTTGTGGTCAATATGATCAAAACAGCCTTTGATATCTGCCTCTAAAATCCAGTCAGCACTATCTTTCCGTCTCAGCGCATTATAAATAGCTCCCATGGCATCCTGAGCCGAACGCACTTTCCTGAATCCATAGGAATGATGATCAGCAGTGGTTTCAGATACCGGATCAAGTCCCAGTAAATCAAGGGCCTGTTCCACCCGGTCATGCATGGCCGGTATGCCTAATGGTCGTTTCTTACCATTCTTTTTCGGGATGTAAATGCGTTTCAGCGGTTTTGCCTTATATTCGGGAAGATTAAGATTCTTGAGCGTTTCCCATCGCTTTCGGGGTGTATCAATTAATAGATTGTCCACACCCGGGGTTCGTTTTCCACTATTGGATATCACCCGCTTAATGGCGATAAGCTTTGCCGAAAGCGAGTTGGACAGCAGCCGTTGAAGGCCGCGTGCCGTTTGCTTTAATCCATTCTTAACTGCCTTCACGATACGCGTCTGTATACGGGATACTATCAGCCTGTGCTTGTCCCAATCAATAAGGTCCCACACATTCTTCAAGCCCATACGGCCGTCAACATCATAAAATGATATCATCTATCCACACCAATACGGTTATTCCATTTCAAATCGTTTCACGTGATCCAACACCATGCTGGAAGTCTGCACATTTTCATGGTCGGGCAAATTTTGAACCCGTATCTGATCCATTACAGATCAGCATTCGCTTTCTCCAGCGTTCCTCTACCCGCATCCCCATAAGCCAATCTTGCGATCAGCTGTCCTTCTTTCGAAGGGAAAATACGGGCTTACCAAGTTCCACTTTTAACACCCAATGGGTTAGCGTCTGTCTATCCGCCGGAGGGATCATAGATTACGTGAAGCGACAACGGAACGCTCCATCCATACCTCTTGCCTTTTGGCCCAGGCCTGTCAGCATCTTTGGCCTGTCAAAAATAACGACGTTTATTAACAGTTCACATATGTTACGCATACCATCGTTCATAGCTCCCATCTGGATTGATGCTCCCAGAGTTGAGGTCCCCTCACGGCTCTCTCTCCTGGCATAAAGCCAAGGGCTTCATTGTCATCCGGGCTTCACACAAAACCATTACTGGTAATGCATGCCGGAATGAAAAACTGCTGGTAATACAGCAGGTTGGGTCAAGCCCAACATTATTAAAAGCGACTTCTTGTCGCACCCATTGCGTTTCTTTTGTTTGTCATTCTGTCCAGCGCCTCGGATTTCAGCCGGTTTGCAGACAGCGTTCAGTTCAAGCTTCTGGGGCCGTTTTTCATTATTTCCGGGCTGATGTTTCTGGTGTTCAGAAAATTTCCCATCAAATGCCCCTATTGTGCCCGGGTGCTTCCTGTGAAAAAAGACTGGACATGCCCCAATTGCAAGAAAAAACAGGGCAAAGACCGGTATCTGTCGGAAAAATGTGTTCACTGCCGGGAAATTCCGGCAACCGGTTCCTGTGATCTGTGTCAAAAAACATTCCGGCTATAGCAATCAGATGACAGCATTCAGAAGATCGTCTTCAGATTATAGACGGCCCCGTCCGTGTTGCGTTGAGATTATACCACCCCGGTGAACTCCATGTTCAATTTCTGCTGAAAATTTTCAATGGTTTTGAAAATTTCCTTGAGCATATGCCGGTCCAGGGAAGACAGATTGTCCGGGTTGATGAAATTGTCCGGAGGCGTTCCCTCGTCCATGATGTTGGTGATCTGGCGGCGGAACCGCAGTTTCATTAAAAAATCATAACACTGGACCAGGTTGTGGTATTCTTTGGCCGTGATGGCATGTCGGGTGTAAAGCCGGAAAAGCCGTTTCAGGGTATTGGTCTGGTATAGGTTGTTTTTCAGGGCATACACCCGGGTGACGTCTGTGATGGGCAGCATGGCATATTTGATATCAAATGCGTTTTTGTGCCGGCCGTCCGTGGCTTTTTTCAGTTTGCCGAACAACCCGATGGGGGGCCGGAAATAAAGGGCGTTTTCCGTCATGTTCCTTAGAAAACCGGACCAGCCCCGGATGGATTCAAACAGATGATCCTTGAGCTGAGAAGATAAAGTCAGGTCCCCATATGTGCCTTTGAAATCAAAAAAAATGCTGGAGTACAACAGATCTTCCGGCTTGGCCTTGCGGATCCAGGTGTGAAAATATTTTTTCCAGACAGACAAGGGCTGGCACCACTTCGGGTTTTTGGCCATGTTGTTTCCCTCACAGAACCGGTATCCCGCCATGTCCAGCCGGTCGCACACCCGATCGGCCAGACGGCTGAAATAGGCGGCAGCCGCCGCTGACTCAGTGTCTGATGCAGGATCCGCATACACAATGGCGTTGTCCTGGTCCGACACCAGGGTCTGCTCCTCCCGGCCTTCGGATCCCATGGTCAGAAACACGAACCTGCAGGGTGCGGGTCCGACCTCTTCCAGGGTAAAGGCCATGATTTTTTTTAAGATGGCATCGGAAAACGTGGTGATCAGCCGGGTGATCACTTCCGGTTTTATTCCGTTGTCGATGGGATCCAGCAGCATGCGGCACATTCGGGCGTGAAAGTTCTTCAGCTCGTCCATGGTTTTGGCTGCGGTAATGGTTTTAAGCAGCAGATACGAGTCTTTTGTCTGGGCTGCGATCAAATCTTTTTCCGTCAAGATACCGGAGACGGCCCCGGATTCTCCGCACACGGCCAGATGCCGTTTGTCTTTGCCGATCATGGTCAGAAACGCTTCAAAAATCAGGCTGTCGGATGAAATGGTGATCACGGGCGATGACATGATTTCGGATACCGGGGTATCAGATGTCAGATTTTCTGCCAATACCTTTGTCCGCAGATCCGCATCCGTGACAATGCCGGC contains these protein-coding regions:
- a CDS encoding DEAD/DEAH box helicase — its product is MSLSEYIQSLKAYKGFAGDIVCHRTLDPVPARYAGSLPGFSHDLSLLLEDLGISRLYSHQQTAMDRILSGSHTVIATPTASGKSLVYNLPVVDRLLTDPSATALYLFPLKALARDQLGTVQDLLVRARSLEPDLPVLKAAVYDGDVTSHHKAKIRRDPPQVLLSNPEMLHLAMLPHHHLWEAYFRRLAFVVVDEVHTYRGVMGSHMAWVFRRLVRICRYYGATPVFVFCSATIANPGDLCRRLTGLDVGVVDRAGAPAGKKEVVLMRGMDGAAQTAIALIHAALHRNLRTIVYTQSRKITELIAIWASQRAKKMRDKISAYRAGFLPEERREIETRLATGDLLCVVSTSALELGIDIGNLDLCILVGYPGTIMSTWQRAGRVGRDGSQSALVLIAHEDALDQYFMNHPDVFFDMPPETALINPDNPVICKAHLVCAAADLALKKGEPMLMPDPGASDQPTFDRQKTNRKTAAAGPVQAALQKLEASGKLLRSVNNDIWYAAQKSPHREVNLRGTGRTIPIFLENTRRSLGEIDRYRAFFDTHEGAVYLHQGKSYVVTRFDHEKGSVEVIPKEVNYYTRARSSKATQIIEILDSKIVKATRVGFGRLRITEQVTGYDRKLVATGRSIGMVPLDLPPLTFDTRGLWIQIPDEIRDRLESDRMHFMGGIHAMEHAAIGIMPLLVMTDRNDLGGISIPFHDQVQTAAVFVYDAVPGGLGLCRRAFEHADRFLHATLETITSCPCTTGCPACVHSPKCGSGNRPIDKHAARQILECIISGSAGPAKFQLPDLPAAAVERNEHPVTLTAGAEDLPGAGIHTRVQEISLQKNAFLRYGVLDIETRRSAAEVGGWNKAENMGVSCAVLYDSHSGRFHDYSQDQVPALCEHLSLLDRVVGFNLIRFDYKVLAGLSDFDFYRLPTLDILMKVHEVLGYRLSLDHLAQNTLGAKKSADGLMALQWWQQGEMDKIIEYCTQDVRVTRDLYRFGRDNRFLIFTNKAGHQVRVPVSW
- a CDS encoding SIR2 family NAD-dependent protein deacylase — translated: MAKETTPVLTPEIQAHTRTIAEKITAARSVIVFTGAGMSTESGIPDYRSQGGLWDKFTPVYFDAFMSSETARIQYWEMRMDMEKGLKNARPNPGHMSIAQLYETGHLTAVITQNIDGLHQASGIPDEKIIELHGNTRRVRCMSCRTLISWDAAQQMILAGDKAPRCDCGGYLKPDTISFGQAMPEKETRRAAELSLKSDVFIVVGSTLLVQPAALMPGYALDAGAFLAIINLSPTPYDDRCQVLIREKAGPVLADIAARVR
- the murJ gene encoding murein biosynthesis integral membrane protein MurJ, producing the protein MKTAAPSIFKKIGVASFIMMASVFASRVIGLVREMAIAWAGGADAGVDAYQIAFALPEILNHVVASGFLSITFIPVFARYITRGDEKQGFEVFSLVFNGFGLILVTGIATGMIWTPFFVHLLAPGITDPATFALAVRMTRIILPAQFFFFAGGLFMAVQFTKEKFFIPALAPLIYNLGIICGGVFLYPHIGMEGFAWGVLGGAFAGNFLLQMAGAARQGLRFRFYINFFHPDFIHYVKITLPFMVGLTVTFSTEILMKLFGSFLPTGHIAAMNYALRIMFILVGFFGQAIGMASYPFMAGIAAAGDMDRLNHIINQTLKFIFLVIPFSVLFIVLRYEIVMILFQRGAFDAHATHLTANILPFFMAGAFAFSAQTFVARGFYALENTLYPAVVSTLCMLAGLPVIYGCMKVFGVTGVASGLSLTVIVSSFALYGSWNRKTRNPGDTGVYLFLVKLSLASLVMGGILSGIHQMLTRLMPPTAFVPAMIICIVTGLVFLMLMPVAARLLRIPEIMTFYEKTARRLLSWQKKPPRS